The following proteins come from a genomic window of Halodesulfovibrio sp.:
- a CDS encoding AzlD domain-containing protein: MTNSIFWLTISAIGIATILMRGSFILTAERFKLNDKFESLLKFIPASVLAALVTPAICYHEGAIDVLGGKERIIAALVALVVAYKTRNILFTILSGMGTLYLLGYLF, translated from the coding sequence ATGACTAATTCAATATTCTGGCTCACTATTTCCGCCATCGGTATAGCAACAATACTTATGCGAGGATCGTTCATCCTCACAGCCGAACGATTTAAGTTAAATGATAAGTTCGAAAGTCTTCTGAAATTTATACCAGCATCAGTTTTGGCAGCGTTAGTTACACCCGCTATTTGTTACCATGAAGGAGCTATCGATGTTCTCGGTGGTAAGGAACGAATTATTGCAGCACTAGTCGCGCTAGTTGTCGCGTATAAAACGCGCAACATTCTTTTCACAATCCTCTCAGGAATGGGGACACTGTATCTTCTTGGATACTTATTTTAA
- a CDS encoding AzlC family ABC transporter permease: MLTGVVTIAAGVSPVKAIFMTLAMFAGAAQVSVAQLMAEHSSAIIIVATAIMINLRFIMYSASITPYLGTVSLWQRLFLSYTLSDQAYAVSIVEFNKPDSPFLRAPFFAGACTSLYFTWMFATLCGIFFGALIPPSWSFDFAIPLTFLALLVPNITDRSTALAAFIAALVALLTVSLPYNMGLMLGAVSGIAAGYFSERKKHHD, encoded by the coding sequence ATGCTGACCGGTGTGGTAACCATTGCTGCTGGAGTATCTCCAGTTAAAGCAATTTTCATGACTTTGGCCATGTTTGCCGGAGCCGCACAGGTTTCAGTAGCGCAGCTAATGGCAGAGCACAGTTCTGCTATCATCATAGTCGCAACAGCTATCATGATTAATCTTCGCTTTATCATGTATAGCGCTTCTATCACGCCATATCTTGGAACAGTTTCTCTCTGGCAGCGTTTGTTTTTATCGTACACTCTTTCCGATCAAGCATATGCTGTTTCCATTGTTGAATTCAACAAGCCGGATAGCCCATTCCTGCGAGCACCCTTCTTTGCCGGTGCATGCACATCATTGTATTTTACTTGGATGTTCGCCACGCTTTGCGGTATTTTTTTTGGTGCACTCATCCCACCGAGCTGGTCTTTTGACTTTGCAATACCGTTGACGTTTCTAGCGCTACTCGTACCCAATATCACTGACCGCTCCACCGCACTTGCAGCTTTTATTGCTGCACTTGTAGCGCTTCTTACTGTTTCACTTCCATACAACATGGGGCTGATGCTCGGCGCTGTCTCTGGTATTGCAGCTGGATATTTTTCGGAGAGAAAAAAGCATCATGACTAA